CTGGATTCCCGCCTACGCGGGAATGACGGGATTTAAGCATTTCAGACGGCCTTAAGGTATTTTTGCAAAGGTCTCGGCCTGTTGATAGTCAGTCAAATCAAGACAGAGCACACGCGTCATACTCGGGGTATGACGGAACGGATTACCAGGTAATTTAACTATATCTTTCAGGCCGTCTGAACACTAATTCAAACGGATATCGGCGTTTCCGCCGTCGGTAATTTCCTGTTCCGGCTCGAACGCCTCCGGCTCTTCGCCGCTGTCGGCCGGTTCGATCAAATCGGGCAGCACCAGTTCGCCCAATTCGGTCAGCGGCGGCAGCTCTTCCAAACTTTCGAGCTGCAAATCGCTTAAAAACACATTGGTGGTGGCCCACAGCGCGGGGCGGCCGACCGAATCGCGGTGGCCGATAACCTCAATCCAGCCCCTGTCTTGCAGCGTTTGCATCACGTTTTGCGACACCGCCACGCCGCGTATGCCTTCGATGTCGCCGCGCGTAACCGGCTGCTGGTAGGCGATAATCGCCAGCGTTTCCATCACCGCGCGCGAATAGCGCGGCGCGCGCTGCTCCTGCAAGCTGCCCAACCGCTCAAACGCCGCCTGCGCGATTTGGAAACGCCAGCCCTCGTGGGTGTGGGTTAATTGCAGGGCGCGGTTGTGCCAGCGTGCTTTGAGGTTGGCCAGCACGTCGATCAGTTTATCCTGCGACAGCGGCGGCACACACAACTCGCGCATGGTTTTTTCGCTTAAAGGCTCGGTTTGGGTTAAAAGCGCGGCTTCGATCAGCGCATCGGGGGGGAGTTTTTCGGTCATGGTTTTATTTGGGTTTCAGACGGCCTGTTTCGGCAACAGGCCGTCTGAAACGTTAAGTTAATCTTTCTGCTTCAATAGATTAAACCCGCGCTTTCCGGCTTCGGATAAATCTTGTTCGGCAATAGTATATACGTTAATGCTGCCGGTTTGGCCGCCGCACACAGCGGGGAACATCATGCCGCGCAAAACCTGTTTTTCGGCGGCATACACGCGTATACCCTGCAATTGGCTTTTCATGGCTTCGGGGCTGATGCCGCCGCCTTCGCATTGGCGCGAACCGTCGGATTTGTAGATTCGGACGCGCTTTTCTGATGGTTCGGTTGCCGGCTTGTTCAGGCCGTCTGAATGAGCGCAGGCGGTTAAAGATAAGATGCCTGCCCATAATGCGGCGGAAAATATCGGTTTCATGAGGGTTTTCCTTTTCTCTCTGCCTTTCTGGCTTCCCTCGCGGCTTTAAGCTCGGCTTCTTTCTGTTTGGCCGCTTTCAGCCAGCTTTCCCATTGGTGCGGTGTTTCTAAGGTGATGCGTCCGATTTGGCCGTCGCGGAAGTCGGTGAGGGTGTTTTCGGCGGCTTTTTGGTAGTTGATACGGCCGCCGCTTAAAACTGCGCCGCGTTTTTTGGCAATCCATTCGAGCCAGTCGGTGTCTTGCCAGTGGCTGCTGGGGTCTTTGTCGGCCTGATAGCGCGTTTGCAGCAGTGGCAGGTAGTGGCGGCGCAGGTAGTCTAAAAGTTCTAGGGCGACTTCTTCTTCGTCGAGCGCGTTGCGGCCGACGGCGCCGCTGGCGGCGAGGTTGTAGCCGCTCTCTTCGACGATGATTTTCGGCCATAACATGCCGGGGGTGTCGTAGAGCCAGAAGTCGTCGGCGAGAAACAGGCGCTGTTCGGCTTTGGTGATGCCGGGTTCGTTGCCGGTTTTGGCGGTTTTTTTGCCGATCATGCCGTTAATCAGGGTGGATTTGCCGACGTTGGGAATGCCGCAAATCAATACGCGCAGGGGTTTGTCGATGCCGCCTCGGTTGGGCATCATGGCTCGGCAGGCGCGGGTGATTTTGGCGGTGGCGGCGGTTTCGGAGGAGTCGAGCGCGATGGCTTGGGTGTCGGGGCGGCTGTTGTAGTGTTCGAGCCAAATTGCGGTGCGTTCGGGGTCGGCCAAATCCTGCTTGTTGAGGATTTTGAGCTTGGGTTTGCCTTTGGAAAGCTGCGCCAGCAGGGGGTTTTCGCTGGACGCGGGCAGGCGGGCGTCGAGCATTTCGATTACCATGTCCACGCTTTTGATGCGCTCGGCGATGGCCTTTTTGGCTTTGTTCATGTGGCCGGGAAACCATTGGATTGCCATAGTGTGCTGCTCTTTCGGGGTTGCGCGGCTTACGGTGGATAAACAAAAACTAATGCGGCTTTGCCTTGCCTCAATTCTTGTTAATCCACTATAAAAGGCCGTCTGAAAAGTTGTTAGGGGAACGTTTGTCGGATAGTAATCAGGCAGCCCGAAAGCAGGCTGCCTGAATGTTTGCGGCATTATAACACGGAGCGGGATTTGCTTTCAGACGGCCTGAAATATCAAAAAAGGCCGTCTGAAAACTCAGCGTTCCGCCAAGCGGTTGAGCTGGCGGTGGCGCACCAGCAGTTCGTAGTGCCCTTGCAGGCGTTCGGCCAGTTTTTCCACCACATACACCGAGCGGTGCTGGCCGCCGGTGCAGCCTATGCCGATGGTAACGTAGCTGCGGCTTTCCACCTGCATCTGCGGCAGCCAGCGGCTCATGAAGTTGCCGATGTCGTTAATCATTTCCTGCACGGCGGGCTGGTTGCCCAAATAATCCTGAATCGGTTTGTCCATGCCGTTGAATGGGCGCAGCTCGGTGTCGTAATAAGGGTTGGGCAGGCTACGCATATCGAACAGAAAATCAACGTTGGTGGGCACGCCGTATTTGAAGCCGAACGATTCCAAAATCACCAGCAGGCCCTGCCGTTCGTGTTTGAGCCATTGCTGCACGGTGTGGCGCAGCTGTTGGGCGTTCATTTTGGAAGTGTCGATGCAGTAGGCGGCTTCGCGCAGGGGAAACAGCCAGATTTTTTCCTGTTGCAGGCTCTCCAGCAGGGTTAGGGTTTGGCCGGAAAGGGGGTGGCTGCGGCGGGTTTCCGAAAAACGGCGCACCAAAACGCCTTCTTCGGCTTCGAGAAACAGAATCTCCACTTCGTGCCCCTGTTCACGCAGGGCTTGGATTTGGGTTTGCGCTTCTTTGATGTCGATGCGCGAGCGGATATCTATGCTGATGCCCAGTTGGGTAACTTCGCTGCTCTCGGCATGGTAGGCCACCAGATCGGGCAGGAGTTTGATGGGCAGGTTATCGACGCAGTAGTAGCCCAAATCTTCCAGAAGTTTGAGCGCAACAGACTTTCCCGAGCCGGAAAGCCCGCTAATCAATACTATTTTCATGGCTGGTTTCGTTTTCTTTCAGCATGCTTTGGTGGCGTTCCAAAAATTCTTTGGTGCTGTCTTTGCCGCGCAACTGCAAAATATAGTTGCGCACGGCGGCTTCGACCAATACGGCCAGGTTGCGGCCCACCGCCACGGGCAGGGTAACCGAGCGCACGCTGACATCTAAAATGGATTCGGTTTCCGAACGGATGCTCAAACGGTCGAGCCGTTTCATGTATTCATCATCGGCAGCAACCAAATTAATGATTAATTGAAGGATTTTTTTCGGCCGGATAGACGTTTCGCCGAAAATATGGCGGATGTTCAACACCCCCAGCCCGCGCACTTCGAGAAAATCTTTCAGCATGGGCGGGCAGCGGCCGTCGAGCGTTTCGGGGCCTGTGCGGTAAAGTTCGACCGCATCATCGGCAATCAGACTGTGCCCGCGCGAAATGAGTTCCAACGCCAGCTCGCTTTTACCCAGGCCGGATTGGCCGGTAATCAGCACGCCGATTTCAAACACATCGAGAAACACGCCGTGTTTCACGGTGGAAACCGCCAGTGTGCGTTGCAGGTAAATCCGCAGCACGTCCATCAAATGCGGGCTTTCCAGTTTGGACGTGAGCAGCGGGATATTGTTGGTGTGGCAGTAGTCGCGCAGCATGGGCGACACGGGCAGGCCGTTGGCCACAATCACCACCGACATGGGAATATCAAACAGCGCGCCGAAACTCTCTTCAGGGTTGCCGTTTGCCTGCACCTGGCGCATGGGGCGGGTTTTATCCACCATCGTGCTCAGGTCGCTGAGATCGTCGGCCTCATCTTCCATGCGCTTCAAAAACTCGGCCTCGGCCACGCCGATTACCTGCACTTGGTTGGGGTGGATAAAATTCAAATGGCCGACCAGCGCCAAAACGGGCTTGTCGGCCTTGATGCCGATGCGGTTGTCGGCTCCCGCCGTACCGGCCGCCCAAGCCAGTTGCAGCTTGTGCTGGTTGTCCTGATACAGGCGGCGGACGGAAATACTGGGCATAACTTACTCTTCGTTCAAAAGCCGCTGCACTTCTTCGGGCGATGCGGCAACCGATAAGGCCTCGCGCACGGATTTCTGCGAAAACCGGCCGGCGAGTTTCGACAACACTTCCAAATGCTCGCCGGTGGCGTTTTCGGGCACCAGCAAAACGAAAATCAGCGAAACCGGCTTGCCGTCGGGCGCATCGAAAGGCACCGGCTCTTTGGTGCGGATAAACGCGCCCACCGCTTTTTTCACCGAAGCATGGCGGCCGTGCGGAATCGCAACGCCCTGCCCCAAACCGGTAGTGCCGAGCTTTTCGCGGGCAAACAGGCAATCGAACACATCGGCCCGCGCCAATCCGGCTTCGTTTTCCAACAACAGCCCCGCCTGCTCGAACACGCGCTTTTTACTGCTGACTTCCAAATCCAGCTCAATATGGGATAAAGGCAAGATTTCGCTGATCAGGCTCATATCAATCTCTTAACTTATGTAAGCAAAACAGATGCGGATTGTACCTACTGTTGGGTCAAATCTCAAATTTTTCAGCCCTGCTTTACATAATTCCGCGCCGCTTTTTAACTATTTATTTTTAAACAATTCAGCCACTTATAACCAAGTCATATTAAAACGCCCGGGCCGTCTGAAAACCTTGCGGCGGTTTCAGACGGCCCGGGCGTTTTCATTGCGAGCCGATATAGCGGATGTTAAATCACATAAAAATACACGCAAACAAACTGTGCCAAACTGCCGCCGAGCACAAACAAATGCCAGATGCCGTGGCCGTGTTTGATTTTTTCGTCGTTCACAAACCAGTAAATCCCCGCGCTGTAAAGCAGGCCGCCCAACACCAGCCAAAACAGCCCTTCCGGCGGCAGGCTTTTGGCCAGCGGGTAAATCGCCACCAGCACCAGCCAGCCCATCAGCACATACAGTATCATCGAAAGCAGCCGCTTTTCGCTTTTGCGGCCTATGGTCAGCTCTTGGGCGATGCCGAACACGGCCAACCCCCATGATACGCCGAACAGCGACCAGCCCCATGCGCCGTGCAGCGACACCAGCGTAAACGGTGTATAACTGCCTGCAATCAAAAGATAAATGGCGCAATGATCCACTTTTTGCAGCACTGCTTTCAATTTGGGCTGCGGCACACTGTGGTAAACGGTGGAACCGGCATACAGCACAATCAGGCAGGTGCCGTAGGCCGCCGCGCTGACGATTTTATACATGTCGAGCGTGCCTGCCGCCTTAACCAAAAGCAGCACCAGCCCGGCCACAGCCAGCACCGCACCGGCCAGATGGCTGTATGCGTTAAATCTTTCGCCTGCGTACATCGTAATAATTCTTATTTGAAAGGTCTGCCAGTTTACTGCATTCCGCACCAAACGTGCAGCCGGCTATGATTAAATCGGGTTAAAGGCTCGATAAAAACCAGGCCGTCTGAAAACCTTTCAGACGGCCTGGATATTGTTCGGGCAAATATTATTTTTTGCTCAAAGAGTCGCGGATTTCGCGCAACAGCAACACTTCTTCAGAAGGCTCGGCCGGTGCTTCTTCGGCAGCCGGGGCTTCGCGTTTCAGTTTGTTGATCAGTTTGATTACCACGAAAATGGCAGCGGCGATAATCAGGAAGCTGATAACGGTGTTGATAAACAGACCGATGTTCAAAGTAACCGCACCGGCGGCTTGCGCGGCGGCCAAAGTAGAATAACCGGCTTCGGGGGCGTTGGCACCGTCTTTCAGGGTGATGAACAGATTCGAGAAATCCACGCCGCCAATCAGAATACCGATGGGGGGCATAATCACATCGTCAACCAAAGATTTTACGATGCCGCTGAACGCCGTACCGATAACCATACCGACCGCGAGGTCGATAACGTTACCGCGCATAATAAACTCTTTAAACTCTTGTGCCAAAGACATAATACTTCCTTTCTAAAAACTCAAAAAAATGTGTGAAGCGTTAAAAAACTGCGCTTTCAAAAACAAGACCGCGCATGGTACTGGATTTATTGTAATGGTATGTACAGCATAGTTAAATTTTGTGTTTTGGATACAAAACGGTGGTTTTAGTTCCCGCTCGGGTGTAAAAAATACCGCTTAACAATAAGTGTAACTTTTTTACCGCAGTCGGCCCGCATCAAAGCGAACGGCTTTTCAGCCAGCTCACCCACACCAGCAGCAACACGAAACCGAAATACAGCACGCTCCACACCGGCAGCGGCACGCCTAAAAAATAATCGGGCACGGCGCAATCGCCGAAACCGCGGATAACCGGCTCGTATAAATCAAACAGCGGCCAGTCGCGCAGGCGGAACGTCCACGGTGCGCCGCAGGCCGGAGCGGTGCCCGGCGGCAGGCTTTGGATATACATTTGATACACCGCCACGCCCGCGCCATACACGGCCGGCACGCTCACCAACAGCGCACCAAACATACGCCCCGCCCTGCTCTTCTGCCTGCCCAGCGCAGCCAGCAACGCCGTTATGCCGACGGCCAGCACCGATACGCGCTGCAAAATGCACAACACGCAGGGGTTCAGCCCCATAACGTATTGCGAATAAAACGAACCGATGGCGGTGCAGACCGAAAGCAGCACCACCGCCCATAAGGTTTTGCGGAACAGATTCATAAATAAATACTCCGTATCGGGCAGGCCCGATGGCGATAAATTTCATCAGTTTCAAAAGAAAAAGCCGTCAACCGGCGGGCACGGTTTGTTTTCAGACGGCCTGCCCGATACCGCCCGCGCGGTTACCGCCGTTTTATTGCAAAGCCGCCCAATCGTCGCGCGCCTGCTTGGCCTCTTCAAAATAACGGTAAAGTGCGGCGGCGTCGCCCTTGTCGAGCATGGTTTTCAGGGCGGCCAGCTGCTGCTGCTGGCCGTCGAGCAGCGCAAGCAGGCTGTGTTTGTTGGCCAGGCAGATGTCGGCCCAGATGGCGGGGTGGCTGGATGCGATGCGGGTGAAGTCCCGGAAGCCCGAGGCGGCGAAATCGAAATAAACGCCGCCGTCGGGATGGGTGGCGATTTGGTGCACATAAGCATAGGCCAAGAGGTGCGGCAGGTGCGACACGGCGGCGAAAACGGCATCGTGCTCGCGCGCGCTCATGCGGAAGGTTTGCGCCCCCACCGCCTGCCACAGCGATTCCACCAGGCGGAGGCCGTCTGAATCTTCTGCACCGTGCGGGCAGATAATCAGTTTTTTGTTTTGAAACAGCCCGAACTGCGCCGCCAATGCGCCGCTGCGGTCGGAACCGGCAATCGGGTGGGCGGCGATGCAGCGCGGCAGCTGTTGCGGCAGATATTGCCTGAACGCGTCGATTGCCGATTGTTTGGTGCTACCCACGTCGGTTATCACGGTATGGCCGTCAAGCAGCGGCGCCAGTTCCGCGCATACGGCCGGCAACGTGGCAACGGGCGTGGCCACCATCACCAAATCCGCCCCGCCGACGGCTTCGGCGCAAATATGGTCAAACGCGCGGTCGATGACTTTGCGCTCCAACGCGCGGTCGAGATTGCTGCGGTCAAGGTCGATGCCCGTTACTGCGCCCACCAGCCCTTTGTGTTTCAAATCGAGCACAAACGAGCCGCCTATCAGGCCGACGCCGATAAGGGTGATGTTTTTGGGGGCGGAATGTGCAGTCATAACCGTGAATGTTGCCGTCGGATGCAGGTTGAAAGGCGTCAGTTTACCCGATTGGTTGCGGGGGATAAAACCGTCTTGCCAAGCTGCCGGTTCGGCAGCCTGCCGTTTTTATTGCAGCCGCAGCAGGCCGTCTGAAATATTTTCTGCCGTGCTTAACACGGTGTGTTTTTCAGACGGCCTGCCGTGCTTTATTGATTGGATTCAATCGTTTTCTGCAACTGCGGCAGCGGGCTGTAGCCGCTTTGCGTGCGCCCGTTGGGGAACACCAGCGCCGGCGTGCCGTGGAAGCCCAACTGCTCGCCCAGCGAAGTGGTTTCTGCCACCGGGTTTTCGCAATCCGCAACCTTCGGCGGTATTTTGCCTTCGCGCATCCAGGCCGTCCATGCGGCGGTGCGGTCTTTCTGGCACCAAATCTGTTCGGCCTTGCGGGCGGCATCGGGGTGCAGGCTGGCAATCGGCATCATAAAGTTATAAATGGTGATGTCGGTCATCTTGGCAAATTCGTGTTCCAAACGCTTGCAAAACGGGCAGTCGGGGTCGGAAAACACCGCCACCTTGAGTTTGCCGTTGCCGCGCACTTCTTTAATGGCTTTATCGAGCGGCAGCGAGTCGAATTCGACGGTGCTCAACTCGGCCATGCGCTCTTCGGTCAGATCGACGCGCTTGTTGATGTCGAGCAGGCTGCCCTGCAAGATATAGTCGGCTTTGGCATCGGTGTAGATAATCTGGTTGCCCGACACCACTACTTCGTAAATACCGCCGACAGGCGTGGGGCGCACGCTTTGCACGCTCAATTTCTGCTCGGCATAGGTTTTTTCCAGCTTGTCCTTAATGGCTGCTTCGGCGCCTGTTTTGGCTTCGGCCTGCACCTTTTGCGGCTCCGCGCCCGCCTGGCCGTTTTTCACCGGCGTTTGGCCGCAAGCAGCCAGCGAAACCAGCAGCAAAGCGTGCAGCAGCGGTTGTTTGATGAATTTCATGTATTTCCTCATATCGTTTATGTGCGGGGTTGTCGCCCTGCCTGAAAAGCTCTCAAGGCCGTCTGAAACGTTCAGACGGCCTTTTAAACACACACATTCTACCAAACTCTGCGTTTCTTTCCGTTAAAACATGAATTTCCGCCCCGAAAATGATATTTTCACACCACACTTGGCGCACGCGCCGCTTCATGCCAAAATGCCGAAACCTTATACGGAAGCCCCGGCCATGACCCCGATTCTAGCCTTCGATATCGAAACCGTGCCCGATGTGAAGGGCATACGCACGCTTTACGAACTGCCCGACAGCGTAAACGATGCCGATGCGGTTGTTTTCGCCCAGCAGAAACGCCGCGCCCAAACCGGCAGCGACTTCATGCAGCACCACCTGCACCAAGTGGTGGCGATTTCCTGCTGTATGCGTTGGGGGCAGGATAAAATCCACGTCGGCACCATAGGCGAAACCAGCGACGACGAAGAAACCATGATCGCCAAGTTTTTCGATCTGGTCGAAACCCACACGCCGCAACTGGTGAGCTGGAACGGCGGCGGCTTCGACCTGCCCGTTTTGCACTACCGCGCCCTGATACACGGCATTCCCGCCGCCCGCTATTGGGACATGGGCGAAGGCGATTTCGGCGACAGCCGCGACTTCAAATGGAACAACTACATCAGCCGCTACCACAGCCGCCATTGCGACCTGATGGACCTGCTCGCCCTCTACCAGCCCCGTTCCAGCGTGCCGCTCGACGACATGGCCAAACTGTGCGGCTTTCCCGGCAAACTCGGCATGGACGGCAGCAAAGTGTGGGAAGCCTACCATGCAGGCCGTCTGAAAGACATCCGCGACTATTGCGAAACCGATGCTGCCAACACTTATTTAATGTATCTGCGCTTCCGCATGATGAGCGGCGCACTCGATGCCGACGAATACGAGCTGGAAATCAAACGCATGAAAGGCTACTTGAAAACACTGGCAGAAGAAAAGGCCCATTGGGCCGAATTCTGCGCCGCATGGCGGTAAACCCAAGTTATCAACGTAAAGAGTGGCGGTTCATAATACAATACATAGAAAAATTACGATGTGATTCTTAAAACATCAGGCCGTCTGAAAAAGCGTTTTCAGACGGCCTGATATTCATTCGCATATAGCAAAACCACTTGTTTAATAAAAGTTTTTTCATAATCGGGCTTAACCCGAGTATGAAGCATATACTTGTTATCTAAGTTGATTCACTATATATCCAATATATCCAATTAAAAAAACAGTAACCTACTGATTTTTCAAACCCAAAACATCCTGCATATCAAACAGGCCGTTTTGGCGGTTGCGCAGCCACACGGCAGCGCGCACGGCGCCGGCGGCGAAAGTCATGCGGCTAGAAGCCTTGTGGGTGATTTCCACGCGCTCGCCGTCGGCGGCGAACAAAGCTGTGTGGTCGCCGACGATGTCGCCGCCGCGCACGGTGGCAAAACCGATGGTCTGCGGGTCGCGCTCGCCGGTGTGCCCTTCGCGGCCGTAAACGGCGCATTGTTTCAAATCACGGCCGAGCGCGCCGGCAATCACTTCACCCATACGCAGGGCCGTGCCGCTGGGGGCGTCGACTTTATGACGGTGGTGCGCTTCGATGATTTCGATGTCGTAGCCTTCGTTGAGCACGCGGGCGACGGTGTCGAGAATATGGAAAGTGAGGTTGACGCCCACGCTGTAATTGGCGGCGAACACGACGGCGGTTTTTTCGGCGGCCGCTTGAATGGCGGCCTTGCCTGCTTCGTCGAAGCCCGTGGTGCCGATCACCATTTTCACACCGGCCTCGGCGCATTGTGCCAAATAGGCCAGCGTAGGCTCGGGGCGGGTGAAGTCGATCAATACGTCGCTGGCGGCCAGCACAGCATCGGTATCGCTGCTGATGGCCACGCCAGTTTTGAGGCCGATGGCATAACCGGCATCCAAACCCAATGCGTTTGAACCGGTGTGTTCGAGTGCGCCGCTCAATACGGCATCGGGGTGGCGGCTGACGGCTTCCACCAATACGCGCCCCATGCGCCCGTCGGCGCCGGCGATGGCGATTCTTAATGCGGTCATGTTTTTATCCTGGGGTTATTGCGAATCGGGCCGGAACACGGGCTGCGGCTGCTGGGGTTGCTGCGGCTGCTGAACGGGGCGCGGGGCGGCGGCCTGCTCGGCCCGAAGCTGCTGCACGGCGTGTTCGATGGCATTGCCTTCGGCGCGCACCAGTTGGTCGTTATTGAAATAGAGGGTCAGCGTGCGCTGATCGGAAATCACGCCGTTACGGGCGATGTTGAAGGTGTAGTCCCAGCGGTCGGCATGAAAGGGATCGCGCAGCAGCGGTGTGCCCAACAGCAGTTGAACCTGCTCGCGGCTCATGCCCGGTTGCAGCGACACCACGGCGCGGGCATCCAATTCGTTGCCCTGCACCACTTTCAATTTGTAAGAGGGAAAATGCGATACACGCTCGGAAGAGCAGGCGGCCAGCCCCAACAGGGCGGCAATGGCCAGACACAAGGTTTTATTCACTGGGTTTACCTTTCATCAAACAGCCGTTTCCGGCCCGGATATGGTTAGTTATCAATATGCCTGAAAGGTTCAGGCCATTAAAAACCTTTATTATCAAAATATAGCGGAAAACTTATTTTTTGCCGCAAGGCAGCAAGCCGCAGACAGCACAGGCAGTACGGCAAGGCGCAGCAGCGCCACGGCAGAAATAAAGTTTTTCCGCTATAGTGGGCAAAGCCGCTAAAAATGCGTATTATAACGGCAATTACACCACAAGGGTATGAGAGCATTATGGAAAATAATTTCAGCAATATCGCCCAGTTAAAAGACAACGGCCTGAAAGTAACCGGCCCGCGCCTGAAAATTCTGGACTTATTCGAAACACACGCCGAAGAACACCTGAGCGCCGAAGACGTTTACCGCATTCTGCTCGACGAGGGCATCGAAATCGGTGTCGCCACCATTTACCGCGTATTAACCCAGTTTGAGCAGGCGGGCATTCTGCTGCGCCACCATTTTGAAACCGGCAAAGCGGTTTACGAGCTGAACCAGGGCGACCACCATGACCATATCGTGTGCGTAAAATGCGGCAAAGTAACCGAATTCCACAACGAAGAAATCGAACGCCTGCAAGACAAAATCGCCGAAGAGAACGGCTATAAAGTGGTGGACCACGCATTATATATGTATGGCGTGTGCAGCGAATGCCAGCAGAAAGGCAAACGCTGATTTGTTTGCCTGCTATGGTTTTCAGACGGCCTGATGACGATATTCAGGCCGTCTGAAACATTTTAGGCCCAATATGCGGCAAATCCGCTTTTTTGATGCCGTTGAATATGCCGCCTTGTTTTTTGCCCGATTATGATTAAACCGCTTACTTCATAACAATAACAGCTCCGTCATGCTCAGGCTTGCTCCGGGTATCTCATATTGCCGAAACTCAAGATACCCGGGGCAAGCCCGAGCATAACGTATATTTTTTCTTTAAGTTGATTGACTATATATCTCGCCCGAACCGCCGGAACAGTTGTCTGAAATGGATATTCCTATTTTACCGCCGTACGGCTGCCGTTTTCCCGACCCTGCACAAGCCGTTGCCGAGCGCGACGGCCTGGTGGCCGTTGGCGGCGATTTAAGCCCCGAGCGCCTGCTGGCCGCATATCCGCAGGGGATTTTTCCGTGGTATAGCGAAAACCAGCCTATCTGCTGGTTTGCCCTCGCACCGCGCACCGTGCTATTCCCCGAAAAAATCCATATCGGCCGCTCACTGCACAAAAACCTGCGCAACAAACCCTACGCCGTTACCGCCAACCACAGTTTTTCCGCCGTTATCGCCGCCTGTGCCGCCGTGCCGCGTGCAGGGCAGGACGGCACTTGGATTACCGGCGATATGCAGCGCGCCTACACCAAACTGCACGAAATGGGGCATGCACACTCTTTTGAATGCTGGTATCCCGACCAAGCAGGCCGTCTGAAACTTGCCGGCGGGTTTTACGGCGTGCAAATCGGGCGGGTGTTTTTCGGTGAATCGATGTTTGCCGCACAGGCCGACGCTTCCAAAACCGCCTTCGCCCTCGCCGTGCCCTATCTGGCCGAATGCGGCATCGAATTAATCGACTGCCAGCAAAACACCCCCCACTTGGCGCGTTTCGGCTCCGAGCAGATGGATTTTGCAGACTTCCAAGCCGCCCTGCGGCGGCTGACCGCGCAGCCGCTTGCGCACCCCATAGGCAGCGGCGTATTGGCTGCCAACCGCATAAGCTGAGGCCGTCTGAAAACACGCAACCGTTTTTAGGTTAAAATACGTTCCTTCAATTTATCGAGGCCGTCTGAAAAGCCTTCCACCCCCAACCAGGAAAACAAAATGTCATTACAAAACATCATCGAAACCGCGTTTGAAAACCGTGCCGACATCACCCCCGCCAGCGTTACCCCCGAAGTGAAGCAGGCCGTTGAAGAAACCCTGCACCAGCTCGACAGCGGCGCGCT
The sequence above is a segment of the Neisseria dentiae genome. Coding sequences within it:
- the aat gene encoding leucyl/phenylalanyl-tRNA--protein transferase — protein: MDIPILPPYGCRFPDPAQAVAERDGLVAVGGDLSPERLLAAYPQGIFPWYSENQPICWFALAPRTVLFPEKIHIGRSLHKNLRNKPYAVTANHSFSAVIAACAAVPRAGQDGTWITGDMQRAYTKLHEMGHAHSFECWYPDQAGRLKLAGGFYGVQIGRVFFGESMFAAQADASKTAFALAVPYLAECGIELIDCQQNTPHLARFGSEQMDFADFQAALRRLTAQPLAHPIGSGVLAANRIS
- a CDS encoding DsbC family protein, yielding MKFIKQPLLHALLLVSLAACGQTPVKNGQAGAEPQKVQAEAKTGAEAAIKDKLEKTYAEQKLSVQSVRPTPVGGIYEVVVSGNQIIYTDAKADYILQGSLLDINKRVDLTEERMAELSTVEFDSLPLDKAIKEVRGNGKLKVAVFSDPDCPFCKRLEHEFAKMTDITIYNFMMPIASLHPDAARKAEQIWCQKDRTAAWTAWMREGKIPPKVADCENPVAETTSLGEQLGFHGTPALVFPNGRTQSGYSPLPQLQKTIESNQ
- a CDS encoding 3'-5' exonuclease, whose amino-acid sequence is MPKPYTEAPAMTPILAFDIETVPDVKGIRTLYELPDSVNDADAVVFAQQKRRAQTGSDFMQHHLHQVVAISCCMRWGQDKIHVGTIGETSDDEETMIAKFFDLVETHTPQLVSWNGGGFDLPVLHYRALIHGIPAARYWDMGEGDFGDSRDFKWNNYISRYHSRHCDLMDLLALYQPRSSVPLDDMAKLCGFPGKLGMDGSKVWEAYHAGRLKDIRDYCETDAANTYLMYLRFRMMSGALDADEYELEIKRMKGYLKTLAEEKAHWAEFCAAWR
- the dapB gene encoding 4-hydroxy-tetrahydrodipicolinate reductase, coding for MTALRIAIAGADGRMGRVLVEAVSRHPDAVLSGALEHTGSNALGLDAGYAIGLKTGVAISSDTDAVLAASDVLIDFTRPEPTLAYLAQCAEAGVKMVIGTTGFDEAGKAAIQAAAEKTAVVFAANYSVGVNLTFHILDTVARVLNEGYDIEIIEAHHRHKVDAPSGTALRMGEVIAGALGRDLKQCAVYGREGHTGERDPQTIGFATVRGGDIVGDHTALFAADGERVEITHKASSRMTFAAGAVRAAVWLRNRQNGLFDMQDVLGLKNQ
- a CDS encoding outer membrane protein assembly factor BamE, which translates into the protein MNKTLCLAIAALLGLAACSSERVSHFPSYKLKVVQGNELDARAVVSLQPGMSREQVQLLLGTPLLRDPFHADRWDYTFNIARNGVISDQRTLTLYFNNDQLVRAEGNAIEHAVQQLRAEQAAAPRPVQQPQQPQQPQPVFRPDSQ